From Patescibacteria group bacterium, a single genomic window includes:
- a CDS encoding polysaccharide deacetylase family protein, giving the protein MLWINFLHLYQPVNNDARLIKEATELSYARIIRALEEHPDLKFTLNVTGALILRWEELGYENLLKRLNNLRKKGQVELTGTAAYHPLLPLIPKEETIRQIKENEEILRKHFGKNFRPRGFFIPEMAYGRKVAKIIKKLGYEWIILDEIANNGKLGQTDFNKIYEDKNSGLKIIFRSRRLSESYIPETLNEIMAKEKNHNLVITATDAELYGLRHNDPTAEFEKIIKNRNLKTKTISEFIDERKKTEKISPIAGSWVSTEEELKKNQPYMLWLDQKNEIQKNIWELANLAYKTADKYKKDKNAHWARWHLVRGLASCTFWWASARDFGHIFGPLSWNPDEIERGVNELIRSVRALDDLATKKTKIKAEKLYLKIKQLIWKKHWTYYWKK; this is encoded by the coding sequence ATGCTTTGGATTAATTTCTTACATCTTTACCAGCCCGTTAATAATGACGCCCGCTTGATTAAGGAAGCGACGGAATTAAGCTACGCTCGCATAATCAGGGCTTTGGAAGAACATCCTGATTTGAAATTCACTCTTAATGTCACCGGCGCCCTGATTTTGCGTTGGGAAGAATTGGGTTATGAAAATTTGTTAAAAAGGTTAAATAACTTAAGGAAAAAAGGCCAAGTTGAATTAACAGGGACCGCCGCTTATCATCCTCTCCTGCCTCTAATCCCGAAAGAAGAAACAATCAGGCAAATCAAAGAAAATGAAGAAATCTTGCGAAAACATTTTGGCAAAAATTTCCGCCCCCGGGGATTTTTTATTCCGGAAATGGCTTATGGCCGGAAAGTGGCCAAAATAATAAAAAAACTGGGTTATGAATGGATAATTCTTGATGAAATTGCTAATAATGGTAAATTGGGCCAGACCGATTTTAATAAGATTTATGAAGACAAAAACAGCGGCTTAAAAATAATTTTTCGCTCCCGCCGGCTCTCGGAATCTTATATTCCGGAAACTTTAAATGAGATAATGGCCAAAGAAAAAAACCATAACTTGGTTATCACGGCCACAGATGCGGAGCTATACGGCCTAAGGCACAATGACCCAACGGCAGAATTTGAAAAAATTATAAAAAATCGGAATTTAAAAACCAAAACTATTTCTGAATTTATTGATGAACGCAAAAAAACAGAAAAAATTAGCCCCATCGCCGGCAGCTGGGTATCAACCGAAGAAGAATTAAAAAAAAACCAGCCCTACATGCTTTGGCTTGACCAAAAAAATGAAATCCAAAAAAACATCTGGGAACTGGCAAATTTGGCCTACAAAACCGCGGACAAATATAAAAAAGACAAAAATGCCCATTGGGCGCGCTGGCATTTGGTGAGAGGTCTAGCCAGCTGCACTTTCTGGTGGGCGAGCGCCCGGGATTTTGGCCATATCTTCGGCCCGCTTTCCTGGAATCCGGATGAAATTGAACGGGGGGTTAATGAATTAATCCGGTCTGTCCGGGCTTTAGACGACCTTGCTACTAAAAAAACGAAAATCAAGGCGGAAAAATTATATTTAAAAATAAAGCAGCTAATCTGGAAAAAACACTGGACTTATTACTGGAAGAAATAA